From Endozoicomonas sp. 8E, the proteins below share one genomic window:
- a CDS encoding ferredoxin--NADP reductase yields MSNLIRETVTSVHHWNDTLFSFTTTRNQGLRFKNGHFTMIGLEIDNKPLLRAYSIASANYEEEMEFFSIKVQDGPLTQHLQKLEVGDDILVGTKPVGTLVADHLLPGKNLYLLSTGTGLAPFMSIIKDFEIYEQFDNVILTHGVRYVSELAYQDRIENELPENEYFGEMVKKQLKYYPTVTREPFRNQGRLTDLMESGKLFADLNLPEPDLENDRFMLCGSPAMLKDLCRILDERGFKEARGGNPGHYVIERAFVEK; encoded by the coding sequence ATGAGTAATCTTATCCGGGAGACAGTGACCAGTGTACATCACTGGAATGATACCCTGTTCAGCTTTACCACTACACGCAACCAGGGCTTGAGGTTCAAGAACGGCCATTTCACCATGATCGGTCTGGAAATCGATAACAAACCTCTGCTGAGAGCTTATAGCATTGCCAGCGCCAACTATGAAGAAGAGATGGAGTTTTTCTCCATCAAGGTACAGGATGGCCCCCTGACCCAACACCTGCAGAAGCTGGAAGTGGGAGATGACATTCTGGTGGGCACCAAGCCTGTGGGGACTCTGGTAGCCGATCATCTGCTGCCCGGAAAGAATCTCTATCTACTCAGCACCGGAACGGGTCTGGCTCCTTTTATGAGCATTATCAAGGATTTTGAAATTTATGAGCAGTTTGACAATGTAATTCTGACTCACGGCGTTCGCTATGTTTCTGAACTGGCTTATCAGGACCGGATTGAAAATGAACTGCCAGAAAATGAATACTTTGGTGAAATGGTTAAAAAACAGTTGAAGTATTACCCAACGGTTACCCGGGAACCTTTCCGCAACCAGGGGCGCCTTACAGACTTGATGGAAAGTGGCAAGCTGTTTGCCGACCTGAATCTTCCTGAGCCCGATCTGGAAAATGATCGCTTCATGCTGTGCGGCAGCCCTGCCATGTTGAAAGATCTGTGTCGTATTCTGGATGAGCGTGGCTTTAAGGAAGCACGTGG
- a CDS encoding LysR family transcriptional regulator, with product MKLTLQQLEIFPEVARQQNLNRSAKALAMSQSAASSALKEL from the coding sequence ATGAAACTGACTCTCCAACAACTGGAGATTTTCCCGGAGGTTGCCCGCCAGCAGAACCTTAACCGCTCCGCCAAAGCTCTGGCCATGTCCCAGTCTGCCGCCAGCAGTGCACTGAAAGAACTGTAA
- a CDS encoding ankyrin repeat domain-containing protein, producing the protein MDISSHTFSMANLKQLILESDRFCEKSTRKINNLTEGNVSQECGICFKGVFGSHNVVVAHAPQNFFKSINLHLFHGSCHREFKENQQSLDSRKICPVCQDYRAPELEFSSVAHAVVSGQIDHALELMEHEGPGSKHSWQEAKMSALHIAAIKGDQNIARLLAEDPDTDEDIEPDEGIGAAEELDIGEDIDVQDSKGNTALHYAVSNHNLETVRTLLDFNAGINIRNKCGRTPLHLAAENPECPDLFTLLMEHGARFDIPDNDGNRAIHIAVDADHELALETLIKNRADVNATARDGRTALHYAMVLGLHQDYPKEKNYVGLVRMLINAGAKVELRTGLGYTAFDGVDYVGNPSDRVEIIKVLLSSAINGFADINAPAGYSGYHPGDNLLEYALIAKDKEALQQLIKRGAQVTDSNRDRVDSILNDHKDK; encoded by the coding sequence ATGGATATAAGTTCACACACCTTCTCAATGGCAAATTTGAAACAATTGATTCTGGAATCAGATAGATTCTGTGAAAAAAGTACAAGAAAAATCAACAATTTGACTGAAGGTAATGTTTCTCAAGAATGTGGCATTTGCTTTAAGGGGGTTTTTGGCTCTCACAACGTCGTTGTTGCACACGCTCCACAAAATTTTTTTAAGTCAATCAACCTCCATCTTTTTCATGGTTCCTGCCACAGGGAATTTAAAGAAAACCAGCAGAGTCTCGATTCCCGGAAAATATGCCCTGTCTGTCAGGATTACCGTGCTCCGGAATTAGAATTTTCATCGGTGGCCCATGCTGTAGTATCTGGCCAGATAGACCACGCCCTGGAACTTATGGAGCATGAAGGCCCGGGCTCGAAACACTCTTGGCAGGAAGCGAAAATGTCAGCCCTCCACATTGCAGCGATAAAGGGCGACCAAAATATAGCCAGATTACTGGCCGAGGATCCTGACACCGACGAAGATATTGAACCTGACGAAGGTATTGGTGCCGCCGAAGAACTTGACATAGGCGAAGATATTGATGTTCAAGACTCAAAGGGCAACACAGCACTACACTACGCAGTCAGCAATCATAACCTGGAGACGGTGAGAACATTACTGGATTTCAATGCTGGTATAAACATCCGCAACAAGTGTGGCCGTACACCTCTGCATCTGGCGGCCGAAAACCCTGAATGTCCTGATTTGTTTACACTTTTGATGGAGCATGGAGCCCGTTTCGATATTCCAGATAACGACGGTAACAGGGCAATCCACATAGCTGTTGATGCTGACCATGAGTTGGCACTTGAAACTCTGATTAAAAACAGAGCCGATGTAAATGCAACTGCTCGCGATGGACGTACCGCCCTTCACTACGCAATGGTACTTGGTTTACATCAAGATTACCCTAAAGAGAAAAACTATGTAGGCTTGGTCAGGATGCTGATCAATGCGGGGGCAAAAGTTGAGCTTCGCACCGGACTCGGGTACACAGCTTTTGACGGAGTCGATTATGTGGGAAATCCATCCGACAGGGTGGAAATTATTAAAGTGTTACTCTCGTCTGCTATCAATGGCTTTGCTGATATTAATGCACCGGCAGGTTATTCAGGTTACCACCCAGGTGACAACCTTCTTGAATATGCACTCATTGCTAAGGACAAGGAAGCATTGCAACAACTCATTAAAAGAGGCGCTCAAGTCACAGACAGCAACCGTGATAGAGTTGACTCGATTTTGAATGATCATAAGGATAAGTAA
- a CDS encoding ankyrin repeat domain-containing protein produces the protein MDISSHTFSMANLKQLILESRSFCDDSTRKINNLTEGNFSQECGICFKGVFGSHNVVVAHVEWYFFESTNPKLHFFHGSCSRELEATRQSLYSRGICPICQDYLAPKLEFSSVAHAVVSGEIDQALELMEHEGPGSKHSWQEAKMSALHIAAIKGDQNIARLLAEDPDTDEDIEPDEGIGVAEELDIGEDIDVQDSKGNTALHYAVSNHNLETVRTLLDFNAGMNIRNECGRTPLHLAAEKPECPDLFTLLMEHGARFDIPDADGHRAIHIAVDADHELALETLIKNRADVNATAHDGRTALHYAMVFGLHQSYPKKKNHLGLVRMLINAGAKVELRTGLGYTAFDGIKYIGNSSGREEIIKVLLSSAINSFADINAPAGHSGRDPGRNLLEYALIAKDKEALQQLIDRGAQVTDRNRDKVDSILNDHKDK, from the coding sequence ATGGATATAAGTTCGCACACCTTCTCAATGGCAAATTTGAAACAATTGATTCTGGAATCGAGAAGTTTCTGTGATGACAGTACAAGAAAAATCAACAATTTGACTGAAGGTAATTTTTCTCAAGAATGTGGCATTTGCTTTAAGGGTGTTTTTGGCTCTCACAACGTCGTTGTTGCACACGTAGAATGGTATTTTTTTGAGTCAACCAACCCCAAACTCCATTTTTTTCATGGTTCCTGTTCCAGGGAATTGGAAGCAACCCGACAGAGTCTCTATTCCCGGGGAATATGCCCTATCTGTCAGGATTACCTGGCCCCGAAATTAGAATTTTCATCGGTGGCTCATGCTGTAGTATCTGGCGAGATAGACCAAGCCCTGGAACTTATGGAGCATGAAGGCCCGGGCTCGAAACACTCTTGGCAGGAAGCGAAAATGTCAGCCCTCCACATTGCAGCGATAAAGGGCGACCAAAATATAGCCAGACTACTGGCCGAGGATCCTGACACCGACGAAGATATTGAACCTGACGAAGGTATTGGTGTCGCCGAAGAACTTGATATCGGCGAAGACATTGACGTTCAAGACTCAAAGGGCAACACAGCACTGCACTACGCAGTCAGCAATCATAACCTGGAGACGGTGAGAACATTACTGGACTTCAATGCTGGTATGAACATCCGCAACGAGTGTGGCCGTACACCTCTGCATCTGGCTGCGGAAAAGCCTGAATGTCCTGATTTGTTTACCCTCTTGATGGAGCATGGAGCCCGTTTCGATATTCCAGATGCAGACGGTCACAGGGCAATCCACATAGCTGTTGATGCTGACCATGAGTTGGCACTTGAAACTCTGATTAAAAACAGAGCCGATGTAAATGCAACTGCTCACGATGGACGTACCGCCCTTCACTACGCAATGGTATTTGGTTTACATCAAAGTTACCCAAAAAAGAAAAACCATTTAGGCCTGGTCAGGATGCTGATCAATGCGGGGGCAAAAGTTGAGCTTCGCACCGGACTCGGGTACACAGCTTTTGACGGAATCAAATATATAGGAAATTCATCCGGCAGGGAGGAAATTATTAAAGTGTTACTCTCGTCTGCTATTAATAGCTTTGCTGATATTAACGCACCGGCTGGTCATTCAGGTCGCGACCCAGGTCGCAACCTTCTTGAATATGCACTCATTGCCAAGGACAAGGAAGCATTGCAACAACTCATTGACAGAGGTGCTCAAGTCACAGACAGAAACCGAGACAAAGTTGACTCGATTTTGAATGATCATAAGGATAAGTAA
- a CDS encoding LysR family transcriptional regulator translates to MKLTLRQLEVFLEVARQQNLSRAAKALVMSQSAASSALKELEQKFNTQLFDRIGKRLQLNDLGQQIRPDAEALLEKARQLEQKLFSKALTGQIRVGATLTIGNYLAVNIVARMMRDKPGTHIDLQVANTANITEKVLNFDLDIGLIEGELHHHDLNVIPWCDDELVAFCAPGHDFEHKTQLTDQDLLSADWILREAGSGTRQAFDRAMHGILPNLKVVIELQHTEAIKRAVEAGLGIGCLSRITLQDAFKRGSLIPLLIPDRDLSRQFYFIMHRQKYNSQGTRELIELCRSWTASP, encoded by the coding sequence ATGAAACTGACTCTCCGACAACTGGAGGTTTTCCTGGAGGTTGCCCGCCAGCAGAACCTTAGCCGCGCCGCCAAAGCTCTGGTCATGTCCCAGTCTGCCGCCAGCAGTGCACTGAAAGAACTGGAGCAAAAGTTCAATACTCAGCTCTTTGATCGCATTGGCAAAAGACTTCAGTTGAATGACCTCGGCCAGCAGATTCGACCGGACGCCGAAGCTCTTCTGGAAAAGGCCCGGCAGCTTGAGCAGAAACTCTTCAGTAAAGCTCTGACAGGACAGATCCGGGTTGGCGCTACTTTGACCATAGGCAATTATCTGGCCGTCAACATCGTAGCCCGAATGATGAGAGACAAACCGGGTACCCATATTGATCTGCAGGTGGCCAATACCGCCAATATTACCGAGAAGGTTCTTAACTTTGATCTGGATATCGGACTGATCGAAGGAGAGTTACACCACCATGACCTGAATGTCATTCCCTGGTGTGATGATGAACTGGTTGCCTTCTGTGCACCGGGCCATGACTTCGAACACAAAACCCAACTGACAGACCAGGATCTTTTGAGTGCTGACTGGATTCTTCGTGAAGCCGGTTCGGGTACCCGTCAGGCGTTTGATCGAGCCATGCACGGCATTCTGCCCAACCTGAAAGTGGTTATTGAGTTGCAACACACTGAAGCCATCAAGCGAGCTGTCGAGGCCGGTCTCGGGATTGGCTGCCTGTCGAGAATTACACTTCAGGATGCTTTCAAAAGGGGCAGTCTGATACCTTTGTTAATCCCTGACAGAGATTTGAGCCGACAATTCTATTTCATCATGCACCGACAAAAGTACAATAGTCAGGGAACCAGGGAACTGATTGAACTCTGTCGTAGCTGGACCGCCAGCCCATGA
- a CDS encoding aspartoacylase, giving the protein MIKRITIVGGTHGNELIGPNLIRKLEQDGSFKQSVIPVDYLLANVEAYKAVRRFMDADLNRSFTDNILNGDDDSVYEHRRAREINQLLGPKANNDRFIIDLHSTTSNMGMTLIIKDQASFNLKAASYVQQQMPEVKIILSDRDNQFSRTLNSLSDYAVTIEVGPLPNGVLRHDQFSDTESVIQHLVNFTQMSENEQDNILPASTEVYTVRDRFYYPRDDDGQISAMVHSALQDRDFEELKPGMPMFQNMDGTVTPYQGEPGYPIFINEAAYYYENTAFVMTTRKTVVPDG; this is encoded by the coding sequence ATGATTAAAAGAATCACTATCGTGGGCGGAACCCACGGCAACGAGTTGATTGGGCCTAACCTGATCAGGAAGTTGGAACAGGACGGTAGTTTCAAACAGAGCGTCATTCCAGTAGATTATCTGCTGGCCAATGTTGAAGCTTATAAAGCAGTCAGACGATTTATGGATGCCGACCTGAATCGTTCCTTCACGGATAACATTCTCAACGGCGATGATGATTCGGTCTATGAACACCGCCGAGCCCGGGAAATCAATCAACTGCTCGGCCCCAAAGCCAACAATGACCGTTTTATCATCGATCTGCACAGTACCACCAGCAACATGGGAATGACGCTGATTATCAAAGATCAGGCAAGTTTCAACCTCAAGGCAGCATCCTATGTGCAACAACAGATGCCGGAAGTAAAAATCATTCTGAGTGACCGTGATAACCAGTTCAGCCGGACGCTGAACAGCCTTTCCGACTACGCAGTGACCATTGAAGTCGGCCCTCTTCCCAACGGCGTTTTGCGACACGATCAGTTTTCAGACACTGAATCAGTGATCCAACATCTGGTCAACTTCACCCAAATGTCAGAAAACGAACAGGACAATATCCTGCCAGCAAGCACCGAAGTCTATACCGTCAGGGATCGTTTTTATTATCCCAGAGACGACGACGGACAAATATCTGCCATGGTTCACAGCGCCCTGCAGGACAGGGACTTTGAGGAGCTGAAGCCGGGCATGCCGATGTTTCAGAATATGGATGGCACAGTGACTCCCTATCAGGGTGAACCCGGATACCCCATCTTTATCAATGAAGCTGCGTACTATTACGAGAACACAGCTTTTGTCATGACAACCCGGAAAACGGTTGTTCCAGACGGTTAA
- the holA gene encoding DNA polymerase III subunit delta, translating to MNIRPDQLGAQLKRQLAAVYIVSGDEPLQVSECCDQIRQAARKQGFTERHVYHVDNSFDWGDFLEAANSLSLFAEKQILEVRMPNGKPGDGGRKAFLEYLKHLSPDNLLLIITDRLDNASQKAKWFKALEQEGLFIPIWPIEHDKLPGWIARRLKSQGFEASQDALSLLCERIEGNLLAASQEIEKLKLLADGKKIEVETVREAVSDSARYDVFQLADAALNGDPKSVVRILGGLKSEGIEPPIVLWALARDVRLLSHLSRLKSRGTPPNVAYDQAAKTHGMSPFILKKRKNLLEKCMGRHSERAFRQMLIHSGHIDKGVKGLEKINCWDELLTLSLFLAGMPAPLQADLTQ from the coding sequence ATGAACATCAGACCCGACCAACTCGGCGCCCAACTCAAGCGACAACTCGCTGCTGTCTACATAGTCAGTGGCGATGAGCCCCTGCAGGTCTCGGAGTGCTGTGACCAAATCCGGCAAGCGGCAAGAAAGCAGGGATTTACCGAGCGACACGTTTACCATGTCGACAATAGCTTTGATTGGGGGGATTTTCTGGAAGCAGCAAACAGTCTCTCACTGTTCGCTGAAAAACAAATTCTCGAAGTCAGGATGCCCAATGGCAAGCCCGGGGATGGAGGCCGAAAAGCTTTTCTGGAATATCTGAAACATCTTTCTCCGGATAACCTGCTACTGATCATTACCGACCGGCTTGATAATGCCAGCCAAAAGGCAAAATGGTTCAAGGCCCTGGAACAGGAAGGACTGTTTATCCCGATCTGGCCTATTGAACATGACAAGTTGCCGGGCTGGATTGCCCGCCGTCTGAAAAGTCAGGGGTTTGAAGCCAGCCAGGATGCTCTTTCGCTGCTTTGCGAACGCATTGAAGGAAATCTGCTGGCCGCGTCACAGGAAATTGAAAAGCTGAAGCTCCTGGCGGATGGCAAAAAGATTGAAGTGGAAACCGTCAGGGAAGCGGTTTCTGACAGTGCCCGCTATGACGTTTTCCAGCTGGCTGATGCCGCTCTGAATGGTGACCCGAAGTCTGTGGTCAGAATACTTGGCGGCCTGAAAAGCGAAGGCATTGAGCCACCCATTGTACTCTGGGCTCTGGCCCGTGACGTGCGACTGCTCAGCCACCTCAGCCGATTAAAATCCCGGGGCACGCCGCCCAATGTGGCTTATGATCAGGCAGCCAAAACTCACGGCATGTCACCCTTTATTCTCAAGAAGCGTAAAAACCTGCTGGAAAAATGCATGGGTCGTCACAGTGAGCGTGCCTTTCGCCAAATGCTGATTCACTCTGGCCATATTGACAAAGGTGTCAAAGGGCTTGAAAAAATCAACTGCTGGGATGAATTATTGACCCTGAGCCTTTTCCTGGCCGGCATGCCTGCTCCCCTTCAAGCTGATCTCACACAATGA
- a CDS encoding sodium-dependent transporter, with protein sequence MTDQSKSTLPKIQTTRGQFSSRLSFIIAAAGCAVGVGNIWSFPTQTAQNGGAAFVLVYLCFSFLLAYPTLVAELTIGRYSQSNSVTAMTGLDNRNWVRKLGLITSIMGLVTLTLIYSFYSIIGGWFTGFSLAPIFELSSLHAAASWLTDFNVYSTTLVTLLFMVLTTLIVIGGVKEGIERWCNRLMPALFIILSMLIVFALSRPGGIEGLKVYLIPDFSKLLNQQLLISALGQSFFSMSLGVGCMMVYGSYLGKNANLPLTAFQVALVDSSVAFLAGMLIIPCMFAAMQQGIEIYTANGQLHSADTLVFNVLPTLFNQLGILGQLVALAFFMLLTIAALTSSISLIEPTVAFMVEKLSFRRHYASWCITVISACLSILIIYHIEMLLGLAVKVATQYLQPVLCFMIAIYGSWIMRQNRLLKELSQGFPEIRKSLFWKIWPWYIRTICPGLILILFLSNL encoded by the coding sequence ATGACTGATCAAAGTAAATCCACATTGCCAAAAATCCAGACTACACGAGGTCAGTTCAGTAGCAGACTGAGCTTTATTATTGCCGCTGCCGGCTGCGCAGTAGGTGTGGGAAACATCTGGAGTTTTCCAACCCAGACGGCACAAAATGGCGGCGCAGCCTTTGTTCTGGTCTACCTCTGTTTCTCATTCCTTCTGGCTTACCCCACACTGGTGGCCGAACTGACTATCGGTCGATACAGTCAATCCAACTCAGTGACCGCCATGACCGGTCTGGACAACAGGAACTGGGTCAGAAAACTGGGCTTGATCACCAGCATTATGGGATTAGTGACCCTGACTCTGATTTACAGTTTTTACAGCATTATCGGTGGCTGGTTTACTGGTTTCTCTCTGGCCCCGATCTTCGAATTGAGCAGCCTTCACGCGGCGGCCAGCTGGCTGACTGATTTTAATGTTTACTCAACGACTCTGGTCACCCTGCTTTTCATGGTTCTGACCACATTGATCGTCATCGGCGGGGTTAAAGAAGGCATCGAGCGCTGGTGTAACAGACTGATGCCCGCCCTGTTTATTATTTTGTCGATGCTCATTGTTTTCGCTCTAAGCCGACCCGGTGGCATAGAAGGTTTGAAAGTCTATCTGATTCCGGACTTTTCCAAACTACTGAACCAACAGCTTTTGATTTCAGCCCTGGGGCAGTCTTTCTTCTCTATGTCTCTGGGTGTGGGCTGCATGATGGTTTACGGTTCTTATCTGGGTAAAAATGCCAATCTTCCACTCACCGCTTTCCAGGTTGCACTGGTTGACAGCTCAGTGGCGTTCCTGGCCGGTATGCTGATCATTCCCTGTATGTTCGCTGCCATGCAGCAGGGTATCGAGATTTACACCGCTAACGGACAGCTCCACAGTGCTGACACGCTGGTGTTTAACGTACTGCCAACCTTATTTAATCAGTTGGGAATACTCGGGCAGCTGGTTGCCCTGGCTTTCTTCATGCTGCTGACGATTGCCGCGCTGACTTCATCGATTTCTCTGATAGAGCCAACCGTAGCCTTTATGGTTGAAAAGCTCAGTTTTCGTCGCCACTACGCCAGCTGGTGCATTACGGTGATCTCGGCCTGCCTGTCGATTTTAATCATTTATCACATTGAGATGTTGCTGGGTCTGGCCGTTAAAGTCGCTACTCAGTATCTGCAACCTGTTTTGTGCTTCATGATTGCCATTTATGGCAGCTGGATCATGCGTCAGAACCGCCTGCTGAAGGAATTGAGTCAGGGCTTTCCTGAAATCCGAAAGAGTCTGTTCTGGAAGATCTGGCCCTGGTACATCAGGACGATTTGCCCGGGCCTGATTCTGATACTCTTCCTGAGCAATCTCTGA
- a CDS encoding AbrB/MazE/SpoVT family DNA-binding domain-containing protein has translation MIVQIKKWGNSLAVRIPAKALSISGLGEGSWLEVNSLKGEILLKESKPKMKYTLEQMFDGYDENSFEPSQEDREWMNDGPVGGEKI, from the coding sequence ATGATCGTTCAAATTAAAAAATGGGGTAATAGCCTTGCCGTTAGAATACCTGCTAAGGCTCTTTCTATTTCAGGGTTAGGTGAAGGTTCCTGGTTGGAAGTAAATTCTTTAAAGGGCGAAATTCTCCTGAAGGAATCAAAGCCAAAGATGAAATACACCTTGGAGCAAATGTTTGATGGTTATGACGAGAACAGTTTTGAGCCTAGTCAGGAAGATAGGGAGTGGATGAATGATGGTCCTGTTGGTGGGGAGAAGATTTGA
- a CDS encoding type II toxin-antitoxin system PemK/MazF family toxin, with protein MPYIPDRGDVVWINFDPSSGREIRKRRPGLVLSNKLYSRFTKYALVAPITSTIRGWPFEVKIDGGDVSGVALCEQIKSLDYISRELEFIEKADPDAVEEAIAKIVAIFD; from the coding sequence ATGCCCTATATTCCTGACAGAGGTGATGTTGTATGGATCAACTTCGATCCCTCCTCAGGAAGGGAAATACGTAAGAGAAGGCCGGGGTTGGTTCTATCGAATAAGCTGTATAGCCGGTTTACCAAATATGCTTTGGTGGCCCCAATAACATCAACAATAAGAGGCTGGCCCTTTGAGGTCAAAATTGATGGCGGAGATGTTTCAGGAGTTGCACTTTGTGAACAGATCAAGTCATTGGACTACATTTCGAGAGAACTAGAATTCATAGAGAAAGCTGATCCTGATGCAGTTGAAGAAGCGATAGCCAAAATAGTGGCTATTTTCGATTAA
- the ilvD gene encoding dihydroxy-acid dehydratase: MPAYRSRTSTHGRNMAGARSLWRATGMKDDDFKKPIIAVANSFTQFVPGHVHLKDMGQLVAREIEKHGGVAKEFNTIAVDDGIAMGHDGMLYSLPSRDIIADSVEYMVNAHTADALVCISNCDKITPGMLNAAMRLNIPVIFVSGGPMEAGKTKLAQHGLDLVDAMVIAASDADDETVAEYERSACPTCGSCSGMFTANSMNCLTEALGLSLPGNGSMLATHADREQLFLEAGRRIVDITKRYYEQDDVSVLPRSIASYKAFENAMSLDIAMGGSTNTILHLLAAAQEAGVDFTMKDIDALSRKVPQLCKVAPNIQKYHMEDVHRAGGVFGILGELDRAGLLNNEIPTVHSETMAAALAKWDIKQTSDESVLTFFKAGPAGIRTTQAFSQETRWPTLDDDRESGCIRTLEHAYSNEGGLAVLTGNIALDGCVVKTSGVDESILVFEGPAHICESQEDAVSDILEGRVEAGDIVIVRYEGPKGGPGMQEMLYPTSYLKSKGLGKECALLTDGRFSGGTSGLSIGHASPEAAAGGNIGLVEQGDIVRIDIPNRTIDVQLSDEELAERRTRMEAKGKAAWKPLKERPRKVSASLKAYAAMVTSADKGAVRDVSLLD; encoded by the coding sequence ATGCCTGCATACCGTTCAAGAACCTCGACCCACGGTCGTAATATGGCTGGAGCCCGTTCGCTTTGGCGTGCCACGGGTATGAAGGATGATGACTTCAAAAAGCCTATTATTGCTGTAGCCAACTCTTTTACCCAGTTTGTTCCCGGCCATGTTCATCTAAAAGACATGGGACAGCTGGTGGCCAGAGAAATTGAAAAGCATGGCGGTGTAGCCAAAGAGTTTAATACCATCGCCGTCGATGATGGTATCGCGATGGGGCACGACGGCATGCTTTACTCCCTGCCCAGCCGGGATATCATTGCCGACTCCGTTGAATACATGGTGAATGCCCATACTGCTGATGCCCTGGTCTGTATTTCCAACTGCGACAAGATTACTCCCGGAATGCTCAATGCCGCCATGAGACTGAATATCCCGGTGATATTTGTCTCGGGTGGCCCCATGGAGGCCGGTAAAACCAAATTGGCACAGCATGGCCTGGACCTGGTCGATGCCATGGTCATTGCCGCTTCCGATGCCGACGATGAAACTGTTGCTGAGTATGAACGTTCAGCTTGCCCAACCTGTGGCTCATGCTCCGGTATGTTTACCGCCAACTCCATGAACTGTTTGACGGAAGCTCTGGGTCTGTCCCTGCCGGGCAATGGTTCCATGCTGGCCACTCATGCTGATCGTGAGCAACTGTTCCTCGAAGCCGGGCGACGGATTGTCGATATTACCAAGCGTTACTACGAGCAAGATGACGTCTCTGTTCTGCCTCGTTCTATTGCCAGCTACAAGGCTTTCGAAAACGCCATGAGCCTGGATATCGCTATGGGCGGCTCTACCAATACCATTCTGCATTTGCTGGCCGCTGCACAGGAAGCCGGTGTCGATTTCACCATGAAGGACATTGATGCTCTATCTCGCAAGGTGCCTCAGCTGTGCAAGGTGGCACCTAACATCCAGAAATACCACATGGAAGATGTCCATCGTGCCGGTGGCGTGTTTGGCATCCTGGGTGAACTGGATCGGGCAGGGTTGTTGAACAACGAGATCCCGACGGTTCACAGTGAAACCATGGCTGCGGCTCTGGCTAAATGGGATATCAAACAGACCAGTGACGAATCGGTACTGACATTCTTCAAGGCGGGACCGGCCGGCATTCGTACGACACAGGCATTCAGTCAGGAAACTCGCTGGCCAACGCTGGACGATGATCGTGAATCAGGTTGTATCCGTACACTGGAGCATGCATACAGCAATGAAGGTGGTCTCGCGGTTCTCACGGGTAATATTGCCCTGGATGGTTGCGTAGTAAAAACGTCTGGTGTCGATGAGAGTATTCTGGTTTTTGAAGGACCTGCTCATATCTGTGAGAGTCAGGAAGATGCGGTCAGTGATATTCTCGAAGGTCGGGTAGAAGCCGGTGATATTGTTATCGTCCGCTATGAAGGTCCCAAAGGTGGTCCGGGTATGCAGGAGATGTTGTATCCGACCAGCTACCTGAAATCCAAAGGTTTGGGTAAAGAGTGCGCGCTCCTGACCGATGGTCGTTTCTCTGGCGGTACTTCCGGACTTTCCATTGGTCATGCTTCTCCAGAAGCCGCAGCGGGAGGCAATATTGGTTTGGTGGAACAGGGTGATATTGTTCGTATCGATATTCCTAATCGTACCATTGACGTACAGTTGTCTGATGAAGAGCTGGCCGAGCGTCGTACCCGGATGGAAGCGAAAGGCAAGGCAGCCTGGAAACCTCTGAAAGAGCGGCCTCGTAAGGTTTCGGCGTCATTAAAAGCCTATGCGGCTATGGTGACCAGCGCCGATAAAGGTGCTGTCAGAGATGTGTCGCTTCTGGACTGA